Part of the Micromonospora rhizosphaerae genome is shown below.
CGCGGCGGTGCGACCCCGGACGCGGGGACCGGCCTGGCGGGCGTGCGACGCCGTCTGGCAGCCTTCGATGGCACGATGACCGTGACGAGTCCGCCCGGCGGACCCACCGTCGTGACCATGGAGCTGCCGTGCGAGTTGTCATCGCGGAGGACCTCGCCCTCCTCCGGGACGGGCTGACGCGCATCCTCGACGCGTACGGCTTCCAGGTGGTCGAGGCGGTCGCGGACGGGCCGTCCGTGCTGCCGGCGCTCACCCGGCACCGCCCCGACGTCGCGGTCCTCGACGTACGCCTGCCGCCGACCTTCACAGACGAGGGCCTGCAGGCGGCGCTCGCGGCCCGGGCGCAGCTACCCGGACTGCCGATCCTCGTGCTGTCCCAGCACGTCGAGCAGCTGTACGCGCGGGAGCTGCTCGCCGACCGGGGCGGGGGAGTCGGCTACCTGCTCAAGGACCGGGTGTCGAACGTCGGCCAGTTCATCGACGCGGTGCGCCGGGTGGCCGATGGCGGCATGGTGATGGACCCCGAGGTGGTCGCCGCGTTGCTGGCCCGCAATTCGGGCGCGCAGCGGCTGGGGGAGCTGACCGCGCGGGAGCGGGAGGTGCTGGGGCTGATGGCCGAGGGACGGTCGAACGCCGCGATCGCCGGGCGGCTGTTCGTCACCGAGAAGGCCGTCAGCAAGCACATCAACAACATCTTCAGCAAGCTGGGGATGCCGCCGTCCGATGACGACAATCGGCGGGTGCTCGCGGTGCTCGCGTACTTGAACGGCTGAGACTCAACAGATCACCGGCTTCGCGGCGGCGCGGCCACAGCGCAGCGCGATCCGTGACCGCTCTACATCGGACAGCAGCCGCAAGACGATCAGCAGTATCGGTCTTCGTCGACCTAGATAAGTATGATTATCCTATTGACCTATAAGTACGGAGCCTCTTACGTTGCCGTTGGCGCCCGGCTGAGCAAGGAACGGCTCAGCCGCGCGGACAGCGAAGTCCTACCGAAAGGAACGGGATGAGAAAGGCCGTCGTACGAGGCCTGGCCGCAGCGATCGGGCTAGCTCTGGCCGTGGGCGCAGCGAGTACGGGCGCCGCAGCGGCGCCAAGTCCGGTCACGGTGCCTGCGTCAGCGCCAGGCAACGTAGCCGCCGTCCCACCGATGGGGTGGAACGACTGGTACACGTTCTTCTGTGACTTGGACGAGAACCTGATCAAGCAGACGGTGGATGCGATGATCTCCACCGGCATGCGCGATGCGGGCTACAAGTACGTGAACCTTGACGATTGCTGGAGCGCGAAGGAGCGCGATGCGGCGGGTCGGCTGCAGGCGGACCCCGCCAAGTTCCCGAGTGGCATCAAGGCGCTCGCTGACTACGTCCACGAGCGTGGCATGAAGCTTGGCATCTACGGCGACGTGGGCACTCAGACGTGCGCGCGCTACCCCGGCAGCTATGGCCATGAGGCGGTTGACGCACAGACCTTCGCCGACTGGGAGGTCGACTTCGTCAAGGTCGACTGGTGCTTCGTGCCCTTCGAGGACTTCCCGGGCAAGTCTCAGCAGGAGGTAGCGGCGGAGCTGTACGGCCGCTGGCACGACGCAATCGAGGCGACCGGCCGCCCGATGTTCTTCAGCATCTGCGTGTGGGACCCGAGCGTGAAGTCATGGGAGATCGCTGGTCCGCTCGGCGACATGTGGCGCACCAGCAACGACTACTCCGATAGTTGGGGCGCGGTGCTCGGCAACATCGACGCGCAGGCTCCGCTCGCCGACCTGGCCGGCCCGGACAAGGGTTGGAACGACCCCGACATCCTCATGGTCGGCAAGGGCGGGATGACTGCGACGGAGTACCGCACGCAGTTCTCGATGTGGTCGATGATGGCCGCCCCATTGCTCGCTGGGAACGACGTTCGCAACATGTCGCAGGAGACCTTGCGGACACTGACCAACACCGAGGTCATCGCGATCGACCAGGACCCGCTCGGCAGGCAGGCGACTCGGGTGCGCGACGACGGTGATCTCGAAGTCTGGGCGCGTCCGCTGGCCAATGGTGACGTGGCTGTGGCGCTCCTCAACAGGTCGGGCATCGCCCAGACCATCACGGCGCAGGCCAGTGAGGCCGGGCTCCCGACGGCCGAGAGCTACTCGCTCCGCGACGTCTGGGCTCACCAGACGACGAAGTCGACTGGGGCGATCCGGGCATTCGTTCCCAGCCACGGTACGGCGGTCTTCCGGGTGACTCAGAGTGGAGACGCGAAGGCTCCCGCAGTGTCGACATCGGTCAAGATCGGGGCAGATGCCGGGACCGAATGGCCGGTGCTCTTCCCGGGCGAGCCCGGCACGGTCGAGGTCGTCGTCGCCAATGACGCCCCGATGACCGTGACCGACGTCCGCATCGAGCTCGTCGTCCCCGACGGCTGGGATGTCGAAGGTGATCCGGTACGCCGCGAGCGCCAACTTGGCGGAGAACGCGAGGTGAGCGTTTCCTACGCCGTCACGCCGTCGCGGGACACTTCCGGGGACCGCACTCCGGTCACTGCACGGGTGACCTACCAGTACGGCAAGAACATCGGCTCCACCTCAGGGACGCAGCTCGCGCTCGTCGTGCCAAAGCCGCCGACCGGCGAGTCCTACCTGAGCGACCTCGCCTGGCTCGACGCGTCGAGCGGCTGGCAGTCGGTCACCCGCGACCGCGAGGTCGGCGGCGGACCCATCAACCTCGCCGGCACCACCTACGCCAAAGGCCTCGGCCTTGCCACACCCGGCGACGTGACCTACTGGGTCGGCGAGTCCTGCTCTCGGCTGACCGCGCTGGCCGGCATCGATGACGTGGTCGACCGGGTCAGCCCCGCGGGCGGCACTGCCGTCTTCGAGGTGTACGCAGACGGCGAGAAGGTGTTCGACAGCGGTCTGGTTCGCCGCGGGGCCGCGATTCCGGTGGACGTTTCACTGACCGGTGTCTCGGAACTTCGCCTGCACGTCGCCGACGGCGGCGATGGCGGGTACAACGACCGAGCCGACTGGGCAGACGCGAAGGTCACCTGCGCCTGACCCGCTGAGGTGCGTGGCGCCCCGGTGTCTTCGACGCCGGGGCGCCACCCGTTGCGGATGGATTCCGACGAGCCACGAGACCCGACACAGCGGTAGCGGCTGGGTTCGTTCGAGTTCGGCGGACAACAATGGCGGCGACGGCCCTCGCGGAGGTCGCTTGACGGCGGGCTCGGCCCCCATCGGTAGAGGAGATCGGATGACAGTGCCTGTTGCGTCACGGTATGGCCGTGGTCTGCACGGCTGGCTTGTTGACGAGCTGGGCCAGATACTCGTCGCCAACCCGCCGGACGCCGTCCCCGCACTCGACCCCGTGTCGGTTGGGGAGCGTTTCGGAGTATCGCGCACCGTGGTACGTGAGGCGTTTCGCGTCTTGGAGGCCAAGGGTCTGCTCAGCGCCAGGCCCAATGTGGGCACTCAACTTCGTCCCCGGAGCGAGTGGAATCTCTTCGATTCGCAGGTGATCAAATGGCGCATTCACAGCCAAGAGATGCCCGACCAGATGAAGGAATTGCTCGAACTGCGCACGGCCATCGAACCGTTCGCCGCGGGACTTGCCGCTGCCCGAATCGCCCCGGACCAGCGGTCCTCCCTGGAGACCGCGCGCGATGCGCTGGTGGCGGCCTTCGAGGCGCACGACCTGTCCGCCTTCACGCGCGCCGACATCGAGCTGCATGCGTCATTGCTGGATGCGAGCGGAAATCCGATGATCGCGCAGCTCGCCGTGGTCGTCACAAGTGCGCTCCGAGCCAGAGAAGAGCTGCAACTGAGGCCGGAGACGCTGTCGGCGTACGCGACGGATCTGCATGTGCAGCTGGTCGACGCGGTACTTGCGGGCTCGGCTGACGAAGCCGAGGCGCGAATGCGTGAGCTTGTGGCGTCAGTGAGCCATTCACTGGGTGACGATCTACCACCTACGTAAGGGAATTAGCCACGTCCGCTCTCCGTGGGCTGCAGATGCTCGGCCAGCACCGCGGCGAGACGCTCCAGCTGCTCCGGGTCGGACAACGCCGAGCCCACGGCGACCACACGCGCGCCGGCGGCGAGGTAGTCGGGAGCGTTGTGGGCATCGACTCCACCGGTCGCCACGAACGTCACCTGGGGGAATGGTGCGCGCATCGCGACGAACCAGTCAGGTCGGAGCACGTTGGCCGGGAAGGCCTTGACCCAGGTGAGGCCGTGGCGCAGCGCCTGCTGGATCTCGCTGGCGGTTGAGACGCCGGGCAGGTGCGGCAATCCGGCGGCGACCGAGGCGGCGACGACGGCGTCGTCAAGTCCGGGTGCGACGGTGAAGGTGACGCCGATCTCAGCGACGGTCCGGACCTGGTCGACGGTGATGACGGTGCCGGCACCGACTCCTCGGCCGCGTTCCCGGCCGGCGGCCACGGCTGCCTTCAGGGACCGCACCGCGTCGGTGGTCTGCACCGGCACCTCGACGACGTCGATGCCGAGATCCCACGCCCTGGTCGCCAGTTCGACCGTCTCGCGCGGCGGCAGCCCGCGCAGGATGGCCATTACCACGGCGCTGCCGAAGATGTCCTCAATTCCGTGGCCCACGAAATACTCCCTCGTCCAGTCGGTCGAGCTGTGATCGGTGTGGCAGTTCGCCCAGGTCGCCGACGGTTCGCAGCGTGTGAGCCGCAGCCAGGTGGCCGCGCCGAAGTCGGGAAGCAGGATGGCAGTCGTCC
Proteins encoded:
- a CDS encoding LuxR C-terminal-related transcriptional regulator, translated to MRVVIAEDLALLRDGLTRILDAYGFQVVEAVADGPSVLPALTRHRPDVAVLDVRLPPTFTDEGLQAALAARAQLPGLPILVLSQHVEQLYARELLADRGGGVGYLLKDRVSNVGQFIDAVRRVADGGMVMDPEVVAALLARNSGAQRLGELTAREREVLGLMAEGRSNAAIAGRLFVTEKAVSKHINNIFSKLGMPPSDDDNRRVLAVLAYLNG
- a CDS encoding bifunctional 4-hydroxy-2-oxoglutarate aldolase/2-dehydro-3-deoxy-phosphogluconate aldolase, giving the protein MGHGIEDIFGSAVVMAILRGLPPRETVELATRAWDLGIDVVEVPVQTTDAVRSLKAAVAAGRERGRGVGAGTVITVDQVRTVAEIGVTFTVAPGLDDAVVAASVAAGLPHLPGVSTASEIQQALRHGLTWVKAFPANVLRPDWFVAMRAPFPQVTFVATGGVDAHNAPDYLAAGARVVAVGSALSDPEQLERLAAVLAEHLQPTESGRG
- a CDS encoding NPCBM/NEW2 domain-containing protein, with translation MGWNDWYTFFCDLDENLIKQTVDAMISTGMRDAGYKYVNLDDCWSAKERDAAGRLQADPAKFPSGIKALADYVHERGMKLGIYGDVGTQTCARYPGSYGHEAVDAQTFADWEVDFVKVDWCFVPFEDFPGKSQQEVAAELYGRWHDAIEATGRPMFFSICVWDPSVKSWEIAGPLGDMWRTSNDYSDSWGAVLGNIDAQAPLADLAGPDKGWNDPDILMVGKGGMTATEYRTQFSMWSMMAAPLLAGNDVRNMSQETLRTLTNTEVIAIDQDPLGRQATRVRDDGDLEVWARPLANGDVAVALLNRSGIAQTITAQASEAGLPTAESYSLRDVWAHQTTKSTGAIRAFVPSHGTAVFRVTQSGDAKAPAVSTSVKIGADAGTEWPVLFPGEPGTVEVVVANDAPMTVTDVRIELVVPDGWDVEGDPVRRERQLGGEREVSVSYAVTPSRDTSGDRTPVTARVTYQYGKNIGSTSGTQLALVVPKPPTGESYLSDLAWLDASSGWQSVTRDREVGGGPINLAGTTYAKGLGLATPGDVTYWVGESCSRLTALAGIDDVVDRVSPAGGTAVFEVYADGEKVFDSGLVRRGAAIPVDVSLTGVSELRLHVADGGDGGYNDRADWADAKVTCA
- a CDS encoding FadR/GntR family transcriptional regulator; the protein is MTVPVASRYGRGLHGWLVDELGQILVANPPDAVPALDPVSVGERFGVSRTVVREAFRVLEAKGLLSARPNVGTQLRPRSEWNLFDSQVIKWRIHSQEMPDQMKELLELRTAIEPFAAGLAAARIAPDQRSSLETARDALVAAFEAHDLSAFTRADIELHASLLDASGNPMIAQLAVVVTSALRAREELQLRPETLSAYATDLHVQLVDAVLAGSADEAEARMRELVASVSHSLGDDLPPT